GTTAGATTTGAAGTTATGTTAAATATGCTTCTCCTTTACTACTTGTTATATTTGTTGCATAAAAGGCCATGGCTGGACTTTTTGGAAGCCACAAAATGCCCTAGCAGCTTCCATGTAGCTAAATATTAGTGTAATCATTGTCACTTCAAGTTGTTACTTTTGTGCCTTCTGATTTTGGAGTGGACTTGATCCTTGAGTGTTAAGGCTTGTTGGCATCCATAACTGCTCCTGTCTAATCGATGAAGTTGCAGGTTTTCATGTGTAATGTGAGGTGGTCATTACTGCTGCACTTGAACTATTCGTAGTGTTCTCAGGTATTTTTCTCCCACCTGaccttcattgtttttctcttcagCATGAAACAGGATTGTGCAAGAATCTACTTCAGGAGTATGCTCAAAAGATGAATTATGCAATCCCATTATATGAGTGCCAAAAGGATGAAACACCTGGAAGAGGACTTGTTTTTAAATGCACCGTTGAGATTGGGGGGATTCGGTATATTGGAGCatcaactaaaacaaaaaaggaagcaGAGATCAAAGCTGCTAGAACTGCTTTGTTAGCAATCCAATCGAGTGGATCTGAAAAACAAAGTGGCAGCTCTCAATTGACGGTAATTCCTTGCAGAAAGAGGGGAGTTGAGGCTAGTTTTCAAGAGGAGGCGGAAAATGTTCCCAGGCCAAAGAAGGCTcggtttaaaaagaaaatgttgaaaaaGAAACTCTCTAGGGACAGGATAAACAATGCTCAATGTGAACTCACTGAAAAATTGAATATGGTAAATGGTCAATCAGGATCAGAAGCAGACCAAACAGATAAATCTGCCATCCGAGGAGCAAATTGCAAACTTTTAACAATGGAAACGACTTTCCAGGATGGGAAGTCAGACACCAACTTGAATGAGAGAGAAACATTTGATAATGAAGGGATTTTGACTTCCTATGATGCTGGTAATCCTGAAAGTGTACAGTTGGCATCTCCAAATTTTAATCAAAGCAATCATGGGATTGGTGCTGAAATATCAGCCAAATCTAATGCAGGCACAGGTAAGGTTACTGGAATTATAGAGGTGGCTTCAATGGCAAACAATTCTGTCCTCGCTCCGATAGGGACTTCAAACGCTTAAAACCCTTAGAGAGAGAATTGCAATTGGTGCGGGGCAAGGGTAGGGCTTACTGGAAATAGATTAAGGTTTGGTTGCAGTTGTCTGGATTTGGTATTCTGAGATGATGGGGGTGGAGGCGCTGAGAGTTTCTATAGATTAACATTATGAGAATTTCAAGTCATCGGCTGAGTAAGTTGTCCTAAAACATTGGCTTAGAGAGGTGAACTCTGTTAACAATATTTGGCATGCATCCTTTCTACTGCTCCATCTGTGTGCGTTTACAGGCGTTGGCATCTTTGAAGCGGCGGTGGGAGATTATATGAAGCATTTGTACCCTCACCAGGTATCTGCATTTAAAACTACTTTGATCAGCTCCTCTATATAAGTATTGTTTTGGTAATGCAATTGTCAATGGTAGTTGATGAGGATGCATTTCTAATGGTGCGGTGTGTGTTTTTGCAATGAGTTGTGCTTTGTGGAATTTCGAAACAGGGATTCGTTGAGCATGCATTCACTCGTGCTAGTAAAATTCCAAGCAACTGTAAACATTTCTAATGGTGCGGTGTGTATTATTGCAATGAGTTGTGCTTTGTGGGCTTGAATCTCTTTCACTAAATTCCTTCCAAGCCCAAAGTGGGCTTGAATCTCTTCCACTAAATTCCTTCCGGGcccaataaaatataatatgataataGCACCTGTAAACAGGCCTGATAAGGCAAGGATAAATGCGGCTCTGTTGATGTTACTTCTTTAGAGGCCACCACCCAATTGAATAGCGGATcggataaaatatatataatgaatgtCCATTGCCGCATTAAACTCTTTGTCCGGGGCACCGAAATTGGTCCTGCCCGGCCAGTTAACTTGGATGTCCGGATCCAATTCTTTATGATCGGGAAACAGCTGATTTGatgtgaattaattaatttattaagtttAAATACAACCTAGCTAAAACTTGGttttatattaagaataaaaatatttcaagaagccgcattttaacccttttttaatataataaaacgaCGTTGACACTGTGTTTGATCGACTTGGTTGTGCTTAATAATgtctttttaaaatctatttattatttaattatataataataaaaagcttcATGCACAAGAAagctacaaaataattaaaaaaaaaatcattgtgatatgtagcataaaaaaattgttttataatgttATATAAAAATGCATAACCTTAAtcgaaaagaaacaaaaaataaaattctatttaatcaaataatatccATACAAAATTTAGAGGtcgaataaatttttaaaaaatcattaagggTGGAATAAAAAGAGTACTtgccaatataattaaaaaaaaaaaaaaaggaccatgATCCCAGTATTAAAAAGATCTAGAAAActccataaaataaaacaaataacaagttAAATCCTTTATTCAGCGCAATATATgcaataatgaaattaaaaggaaaagggtttacatgaaacaaatgaacaaaattacaaggaacaacaaaataaatactattgtAATACAGAGTATTTTCCCTTAGTAGCAACCGCGAGCACAGTAAATATAAAGGAATCACCAGTGCTCTTTCTAGAAGCTTAGCATAGCACCCGTCCCTGTATACAAGATCAAAAGACCGAGTGAGAAGTTTGCTAGTCACGCGTCAACATACTTTTGGATTGAGAGTGGGAAGCCTCTTCGGTCCAGACCAGAAATGGACAAACCTTGGAATAAGGGCTCACACCTCCTCCTGAACTATATTCAACGGCCACCTTGTGagatatttaaatcaaatagaTAAGTTGTGTTCTAGAATCAGGAGACGATAAACCACCCACCACCCACCACCCACCACCCACCACCCACCACCCAAAGGAGAATGAAGAATAGTCAACTTTGAAGTCTTGCAAGGGACGTTATCAACTctcctttttttgtttgaaattctcAAGGATTGTCTATTCATTCGTCTAATAATTTTCGATAAATTTCagtgttttcaaaattaaaagaagggTACATGGAAAAACTCTCCAGACTTTTGattggaaaattattttggtgaGTTTAACACTAGTTTACTGGGGTATTACGGTTTTTTTACCAGGCTTATTTATCActatcaaataaattgagaataaatatttttttttctcattttaattgtaaaatgaaACGATCAAAatgttcttgaaaataaaaaaaattaaacttcatgtcAAGAggtattttcatatatttacaatcgttgttttgttattataaattaaggTGAATagcaatttaatatttgatcaaatataaaaataataaaaaattaaaatacagagtaaaacaataaaaatacgcTTAAACTAGCAAAATTTAAACATGAGGTCAACATGCATTTTCAGCTTTTcacaatgggttttttttttgttgtaattacaTAGTCAGCTCATGGGAAATTTCATGTTtggctaaataaaaaattaaaataaaaggtgggCGAGGTGTACAACATCTAAAAATACCCTTTTGTCGTGTTGTCGGAATCGCCACCATATCATCTTCTAGTTGGTGTGGCGCGTGTTGGCATTGATAGTCCGGTTTGTCACCGAtagatcttttcttttcttttcttttctcttttctcctcaaaatatTACAACTTGACTCTCTTTGTTGCTAGTATTTCAACTtttgtccttattcttttaatttctaatttttgttcttgacctttttatagaagattcatttgtttttaatttcatccttcaatcataatttatatagaatttttcattttgatccacattcttttttttttcttagcccttttataaaagttttatcgatttttaattttatcattcaattcaaattgattgtattatattttctaatttgaactttgttgttttgatttctaaattttttcttagttcttttgtaaaagttattattcttttcaatttatacttcaatcaaaactttgtttttatttttatgtctttttctgattcttattcttttgatttttttagtttgtttactaaattgatttttcttttcaatttcacattctaatcaaataaaaaatttatttttaaattttaatatttattcttttaattgctattttttaatcattttgcatAATTGAGAttcctttttcaattttattttactatatttgattgattgaaaattaaactctatgtttttttcatatgaggCGCTTAGAGTCTAATAACCTAGGTaacaagtttgaaaagttatGCATGTTTGATAGGATATTTTAGGTTGACTCAGCATTTATTAACAGGGTTACAAGTTTGTCATGTTAATTTAGGTTgacaaatattgattttttatgttattttttactcCATTTCGTTCTTCCATATTTAATGGGCTATGAATCCAAGTactatcttttcctttttttttttttaattgaattagaaCCAGTTTCTTCACTTTCAGACGGATTTGTAATCTGagtcatatttttctttcaaaaaaaaacacgtgacaactaaataatattttttgcataaaaaaatagttcagCCTCACGGTGAAGGACAATCATCAAGGCTAGTTATAATaccaaattataaataaagaaattaagatttttaaatatattagattatatttaacttatttttttatgaaatagtcaaatattcaaaaaatatctttgaatttattctagtattatcaaatataaaagaataattcacatccaaaaaaaatctatttaaaaaaaaaagaagctatttttcaagtaaacaatcaggatcttagttttttttttttttttatgttacaaaataacatgtttaggtgaactaatgtttttttttatatgaacaattttaaaactaaaatagttttcttaaaacaataaaaactaattgttatattttgttttttgttttttatactgACAACAAAACTATTACAATACCATCAAAACCACCACTAGAACTGTTCactaatatattataattttttttattattattattataagattattattattatcataactattacaaatattatttttatcatcgcTTGTATACCACCTtctcttattttaaattatcgtCATTATTATTTACCGTGcaatcaccatcatcattaACCTATAgtattttacaaatatatttaaacaattatataaatttgatatcaTTATAACCATTATTATAACTATTATCTTCATTATTACGTTATATCAACCATTActgtattgttattattactagtaTAATTACTATACCGCTACCATGATCACCCTTCTACAatcataattaaacaaaatgtgTTGTATCATTAGTTTTATATTTCAActaatactatatttttaaattaaataaaaatgtatataaaaacattttattcatgtatttttgttaaaaaataaagaaataaaaaaaatcataaaaataaaatagtttcctttttgttttatacaagccaaaaaaacaagagaagatgATACCAAGTACCCCTTTCGATGTCGATTTAGGATTTTCTGCAAGATAATTAGACTGTTACTATTATTatctatgaataaaaataagttgaatgTTTGCCGTTAATCCCATACGAACCAAACCATTTTATGCGATAAACcatttcacaaatcagtaagattgttttttttttctacaatatTTGCTTGTAATTTAGTAGaacttaaaagaaagaaagaaaatattatttgaggTTTGAGGTAACCACAGGATACAAGGGCTAAAGGAAAAGCTACTCTTGCTCAATTGGATTGTGCATCTGAAACCTTTACCacttattctaaaaatattcaaatggtcAGCATCTGCCCAAGATTACAATAATCTGTTGTTCAAGTCTTGGATCGGAATTGTAGAATTCACAaaaagagggagggaggggggcATATCTCCTCGTTTTCATGTTACTGAATCAACTCCCCTTTtcatttgaagagaaaaaagaaaaagaaaatacaatacTAAAGGTTTTtgcaagaaatcaaaatcaagaaagacCAAAAGCCGTTAAGAACGCAGGAGGTCCAATTTCTCTTTCGCCGAAGCCAACTCAGGCTGCAACCTCAAAGCCTCCTCATAAGCCTCTTTAGCTTCCTCTATCATTTTCTTTGCCTCGTAACACTCACCTAACAAACAAAACGCTTTCGCATTATCCTTATTCAACTTAACTGCCTCGGTCAAATCCTCAATCGCCGGTTCAACTCGTCCGCGCCGATTCATCCCCATCGCCAATTCAGCCCTCTTAAACAACGCATCCCCTTTCTCGCTCGCGCTTAACGACTTAACCGCCAGCGGCGACAGAGCCACGTTTATCGATTCCAGAGCTGATGTTCTGAACCCTTGCAGATCGAGAGATAAGGCTTTTAAGATGTGAGAAGCGGCGTCTTTGGGGTCGAGAGAGATGGCTTTGTTGGCTTCGTCTTCAGCTTGTTTGGCTAAGGAGGTAGCTGTGGACCGAGAGTTGGAGGGCGATCTGGCTTGAGCGATAAGCTGGGCGCCAAGAACGAAGTGGCGTTTAGCTTGGAGATCGGCGCGGTTACGGTAACGGAGTTTGGAGAGGAATTTTTGAGGGATGTTATGCATAGCTAGAAACATGAAAACTCCCAACAGCATCAGACCTGCTTGTAGCAGAAGATCgaatatcatttttcttttcttttttctctgtttttgcgtgattttttcttctttagggTGGGGGGGGATATGTTTTTGGAGAGGGAAGGGGATGAGAAGTTGTTGGGATAATAAGGACCGTTGCGTTCGTAGATTGATCGTCGGCAAATGAATACAGCCGCCCTTCTCTCTGCTTTATTATTGACCTATGACGATTAGCTTTAAATTGACCATTGCCGTTGTCTATTTCGGCTCCTTGTGGATTTGTCAGATATTATGCTGGTCTGAGGAAAATAGGAAAGGAGGGTTGATTTAAAATGcggtaaaagttatttttaaagtatttttttatttataaatacattaaaataatatttttttattttttaaaatttatttttgatatcattatatcaaaaaaatttaaaaatataaataaataaaattttaaatttttatcaatcTCTACTCGGGCTGCACTTCTTAATAGAAGTTAAAGGTGTTttaaacttaaaacacaactaTTGTTGAGAAtacaaatatattgttattgaaCATGATGGTTATTCTAAAAACCATGTCTCTCAATTTAATTAACATGCATGAAAAGTTAACCCAAAATTTTATGaagattcaataataataaaatgagatTCAAGTTCCAATGATCAAGAAATAATAGGTTATTGAGAATACACTGAGGCTCTATTTTTGACACATTCAATAACATTAGAAAGATCTTCATGAGATGATTCTAACCACATTTTAAAATACCTATAAACATGATTGTAATTTGTTAGGAGTTTTGTTCGAGAAAAATTTAGAGTTAATTACGATCTCATTTGATGTTCTTTCAAGGTGGGGTTAGAATTATCTCGTTGAAATCTTTCCAACGGTACTGAATGTGTCGAAAATGTAGTCTCAATATGTCTCTAGTAACccattctttctttcatttttttctcttattttttttctcctactgCATCATCTtaccttttatttctttattgacTATTAGATCTTGAATCATATTTTTTAGCCATTAGATCTTCATAAAACATTTGGGTGGCCTTTGTTtaggttaattaatttataaaaagaagatgTTTTGAAACATTCATTAAACAATCGTTATTTCAAATAGTAGttgaatataaaaacatattttaagatGCAACTGCTATTCAAAATAATGGTTGTgtacaaaaatgatattttgaaaCGTAATTGTgtttaaactatattattttttaaatattttttcaacctGTGTTATTGTCCCAAAACTTTTAgcaaactatgttatttttcaaaaataaatccaGAAACAAAAGCACTTGGATGAGTTATGTAAAGTTGTtagcttgttattttttaaaagaaaaaaaaaacaacaaaaatagaattattatatttgtgtCATTATAGGCAGTTTTATGAATGATATGACCATCTTGATTCTAAATTGGATctaattggtgaaaaaataatttttttattgttgagtttttttagctatttttcaaagaaaaaaaaataatttgcctAATTATTCTCCAAACTTATGACCCAACCTTTGAACCAAGTCAATTTTCATCAAGTctcataattatatttcataatcaTAATAGATTTTAATGTGTAATTCCTTTTTTGTTAGGcgatttgaagttttttttaaaaaaattagtatagtgacataaaaaaattgaaaaaataacacaacCTATCGAATATTTTGAATAATGACACAGTTTACTAGGTCACATGCAATATTTGTAACTCGAGAGTCTATATCCATTAATCGCTAAAAAAAAATGCCCAGGAcaattttttcaactttttaactAACTACCACAAAAAAACAATCGACAACTCTTAATTCAGAAACACAATTTACAATTCATCTccctaatataattaaaaagtcaACACACctcaaaattcatcaaaattatcaattcataattaaacacaatgaaaaatcacataacatttgattaaatttaaattggattcataatttttataacattaaagcatataatctaactaaatttaaaatttttcccaACTTATGGACAAGTCTGCACCACCCTAATTCATTAAACTCGAGGACAGGCTTATAGCATCCGTGTAGGTGTCAACACTAAAATCACCACAGCTCGTAGACAAGCCTAAAATGCTTGTAGATGAGCTTAAATCACTTGTGGATGAATATGCCTCCCTAACTATATGTTCTCATTTATGATAAGCAATCTCATCTTCTACTAAACCTGCTTTGAAATTTTTAGCCTCCTCAATCTTCTCGAATCCACCACGAACATGAAAGACATATATTAGAAAACAAGTTGAGACTaaaaataagcttaaaaaagcaggaaaaaaacaagcaagCCAGGTAAACCTTATAAACCTAGGTTAGTCTCTCAAATCTACAATCCATTAAATCCTAGATAAAGGCTCAACCAATAAGCTAAAGACTAGGccaattaaatgttgaatggtaaaataataaaacaaaatcaataaaaaaattaaaggtaaaaaaaaaataacaataaaaaaagggttatAGTTGTCACAATCGCgttttaaagaaagaagaaaaatctatGACTTGATTATAGCCCTAATTGGACCaaatatgttgattttattttaattagatcatTCAAACATATGTAATGACAGTAAgcgaatcaatttttttaaaaacaattatcacaATAACTTGAGAAACAAACCTTTAGAATGATTAAATCCGGTAAAAAAAAGGGAGTGGAACAACCCAAGCCAACCTGAACCCGTTAAATCCGCAATCTAAGTCATGGGATCAGGATAACCCAGTagaaaagaaatagaagaaaacacaaagccaattttttaaaaaaaaaaattaatgtcaaacaatgaaactaaaaaagaaataaatacaaaaaaaatgtaaacccgcattaactttttaaacccgTGACGCAGGTCATTAGACTGGAAgcaccataaataaataaaatgcaaaacCCAATTCTCGACGAATCAAACGTTGAAggataagattgaaaaaaaatcaattataaaaaaaaatctaaaaaaaagcaattaaaagaataataataataaaaatattatagggAAACTACAAATTGTTTACTGaatgggtgaaattgaaaagagaaataactttaacaaaaaaataaaaaataaataaggactaaattgaaaaaaaatatactataaatTAGGATTGCAAGATGAAACTGAgaactaataaaaattatacaaaagggtaaaaaaaacaactaaaataaaaagaatgatgatcaaaatggaaaaaaaccaacacatggcaaattaagattgaataataaaataaaatgcacttgaggtcttggcctagCGGTGGAAGGGGTTTGTTCCCTTTCTCTGCACCAGGGTTCAAACATCactgtgcacgcctgtcacccccgcggtgccttacatgctcactgggtttgcaggatgttcagtgggctgtgggattagtcgtggtgcgtgcaagctggccctgacacccacgtaaataaataaataaaaagattgtataataaaattaaaaaaaaatcaaaactttacaAAAGGCCAAGaacaataaattaacaataaaaaaatatggataaatccaaaaaataaaataaaattaggggttattttaaaattttggaagGTCATGTGGAAATcaagatttgaaaaagaaaaggaaaaagccGAAAAGACCTCTAGTGCCAAATTAACCGAGCATCTATTTACAGCACGCATCATCAGTTATGGAAGGACCGCTAAGATGATTCGAATGTTGCTATGAAAGCTGGTATTTGGACGTCAAACGACAATACACACATGACCCGAAGAACACAACCACAATTCACGTGTTAATGGGTACAACACACGTGTTAATCactctttttaataatatttattataaaagtaaattattaaTCCGCCGCTCATCCCACTtaactataacaaaaaaaacaaaaaacagggTGAGATAACTAAAATGTCCTCGGTTGatagttaaagtttttttactaCACGAGCATCCCAGTAATTTTACGGTgtatttataattgaaaattcatAACAACCcggttcaagttttttttttttattgagagcTATTAAgtacttttattgttttttaaaaaagcaaaagaccTCGTTACTCTCCGACTTTAGGTCAACTTTTCGTGTCGAGAGGGGCAAGGTTATCTTTTCACTTCACTGTATAAATCCACAATGCTATTAAgtagtgtttaattttataataatagttattttaaaaatattttttatttaaaaaatatatcaaaataatatttttttttttatttttaaaaatttatttttaatattaatatattaaaacgatctttaaacaaaaaaagcagTTTCTTTTAGCAGACATGTTATAAATCTAGAATTACCGTGTGGatttaacctttttattttagtttattttgttataataatatcaaGGACAGAGAATAAATGAGACCtgcaaaaaaaatcagaaactaATCCATTAAGCCAATATTGATATTatagatgaaaataaataaaaaaaatctaaaaaatagatATCGATTATTAGATGACAGATGACAATTTagaattttgaaattcaattaaCCCTACTCAACTTATATATCCTATAAACCCATTATTTATcacatcttaattaatttttttatatgttaattgatTCAGTtggtataaattattttgttacatCTTATAACAAGTTTTTgggttaatttattgatatcaaatcCTTGTTCTAATTAAACCCAATCcataaaaattagcaatataaAATTAGCTCATTTATATCTGTAATATCTATAAAAATTTAGCCTAACCATTAAATCCAACCCgctcatgtaatttttttaaaataaatcaagtttataatttgttaaataacaaaaattatattaaatacaattataatCTCAAACCTAACCCAACTCCATTAATCAACACCCTTTTTTAGCATGACTGAACTTtcgaaaaaaatacaatcttgGGTCATGAAATATCACGTTACATGGACGAACACATGCTTTGTGAAAAATGCTCGCAAGAGAAAATAATTAAGGGGAGCATTGAGAAATTAGCACCAATCTCCAAACTAATCCAAACAATCACTAAAgaatcctaatatgaaaaacTAAGGCAATAATGGAGTCATGTAAAATGATCGAATGATACTGTCGAGTATTTACTGTCAGCAGCTTCAACTTGACAAAACGGAAAACTCGAGTTAGAGCTTaacccttgatttttatttttttgcaacagAGAGAGCACATTCATACCCTTCGATGTGcgattaaaaagaataagatcACAAAGTTCGCTATGTGTAATATAATGAGCACCAACTCCCT
This is a stretch of genomic DNA from Populus alba chromosome 11, ASM523922v2, whole genome shotgun sequence. It encodes these proteins:
- the LOC118031414 gene encoding uncharacterized protein, with the translated sequence MIFDLLLQAGLMLLGVFMFLAMHNIPQKFLSKLRYRNRADLQAKRHFVLGAQLIAQARSPSNSRSTATSLAKQAEDEANKAISLDPKDAASHILKALSLDLQGFRTSALESINVALSPLAVKSLSASEKGDALFKRAELAMGMNRRGRVEPAIEDLTEAVKLNKDNAKAFCLLGECYEAKKMIEEAKEAYEEALRLQPELASAKEKLDLLRS
- the LOC118031413 gene encoding double-stranded RNA-binding protein 1 translates to MLTNEGFSGVSNCYVFKSRLQEYAQKAGLPTPVYETIKEGPSHEPSFRSTVIWKDVRYDSLPGFFNRKAAEQSAAEVALVELAKAGEINESTSQPVHETGLCKNLLQEYAQKMNYAIPLYECQKDETPGRGLVFKCTVEIGGIRYIGASTKTKKEAEIKAARTALLAIQSSGSEKQSGSSQLTVIPCRKRGVEASFQEEAENVPRPKKARFKKKMLKKKLSRDRINNAQCELTEKLNMVNGQSGSEADQTDKSAIRGANCKLLTMETTFQDGKSDTNLNERETFDNEGILTSYDAGNPESVQLASPNFNQSNHGIGAEISAKSNAGTGKVTGIIEVASMANNSVLAPIGTSNA